TGGCTCGGGCTCGCGCCCGTCGCCATGCTCGCCGCGGACGCCTACCCGTGGCCCTACCGGCCCGGAGAGGGGACCGCTCTCGAAGCGGTGGCCGTCATCGAACTCGGGCTGCTCGCCTACAGCGTCGGAACGGCCTTCGCCGCCCGCCGGGAGCAGACCCGCGCCGCCCGCGTCGGCCTCGCCCCGCCCGGGTTCCTGGAACGACTGCTCTCCCGCCGGATCGCGCCCTGGCGCCTGCTGGCGCTCTGCGTGCTCTCCGTCGGCCTCTCGGTGCTGGTCATCTCCGGCCAACCCGGCCGCCTGGGCGCGTACTTCACCAGCCGTCAGGCCATCAGCGAGGCCGGCGCCCTGAACCAGGGGCAGGACGCCTTCGTGCAGTCCCTGCGCAGCTGGTCGCTGTCGGTGCCCGCGTTCTGGGCGCTGCTCGGCCTGCTGCGCGTGCCGCGGCTGCCGGGCGGCGACCGGTGGCTGCGCGGTGCGCGCTGGCTGCTGCTGCCGGTGCTCATCGCCCTGAACGTGGTCGTCAACAACCCCATCAGCAAGCCGCGGTTCTGGGCCGGCATGGTCCTGCTGACCCTGCTGTTCACCGTGGACCGGCTGTGCCGGCCCCGCGTCTTCCGCCTCGCCGCGGCCGGCGTCCTTGCGACGCTGCTGCTCGTCTTCCCCTACAGCGACTACTTCCGCTACAGCGACCGGGAAGGCGTCGCCGTCGTCTCCCTCGCCGAGCAGTTCACCGCCAACGGCGACTACGACGCCTTCCAGCAGGTGCAGACCGGCCTCGACTACGCGCGGGACAACGGGTTCTCCCCCGAGGGAGTGCTCGGCCCCCCGCTGTTCATGGTCCCGCGCTCGATGTGGCCGGAGAAGCCCGAGGACACCGGCATCACTCTGGCCCGGTACGCGGGTTACGAGTTCCACAACCTCTCGGCGCCCCTGTGGATCGAGAGCTACCTGTGGGCCGGCCCCTTCGCCGTGGTCGTCGTGTTCGGTCTGTTCGGCGCGGCCGGACGGCGGGTGGACGACGTACGCCACCGGCTGCGCGGCCGGCCGGGCACCCTCGCGGCGCTGCTGGTCCCGGCCTTCGCCTTCTACCAGATGGTCTTCCTGCGCGGCAGCCTGCTCGGCATCGTGGGCCCGCTCGCGCTCCTGGTGACCGTCCCGCTGCTCATCAGCACCCCCACCGCCCGGGCATCCCGCATGCCCGCAACGGCGATGCCGACCGCACCCACCCGTCACGCATCGATCCCCGGAACAGGAGGGCACCCGTGACCGGCCCCATCCCATTCGACGACCGGTACGACGAGCCGGACCAACTACGCGACCAACTGCGGCGCATCCTGCGCCACCGCGTCCTGATCGCGCTGGGAATCCTCCTGGGAGCACTCGGCGGGCTCGCCGTGTCCGCGCAGCGCGCCCACACCTACAGCTCCACCAGCGAGGTCCTGGTCCGCTCCACCACCGACCCGTTCGGCACGGTCGGCGTCGCCGCCGACAACCAGGTCAGCATGACCACGGAGCAGCAGATCGCCACCAGCGCGGCCGTCGCCCTGCGCGCGGCGCGCATCCTGGGCCGCCCCGACACCCAGGCCGGTTCGCTCGGAGCCCGGCTGCGGGTCACCAACCCGATGAAGTCCCAGGTCCTGCGCTTCGAGTACAGCGCCCGTCAGCCCCAGGCGGCGGCCCGCGGCGCCAACGCGTTCGCCGAGGCCTATCTCGCCGACCGCAAGATGCGCAACGACGCCACGGTGCAGCGCGCCACCCGCGCGCTGGACCAGCAGATCGCCGTGCTCAACCAGGTCCTGGCCCGGGGCCAGCTGGACTCCACGGGCGCGCGGACCGCGTCGCAGAGCCAGCTCTACAACCTGCAGAAGCGCGTCCTGGACATCAAGTCCCGGGACACCGACGGCGGCGACGTCGTGCGCCGGTCCGTGGCCCCCGCCCTTCCGGTGGGACCCGGCCTGCGGACCCTGCTCGTCCTCGGGCTGCTGTGCGGGCTCCTCCTCGGCCTCGTGCTGGCGTGGGTGCGCTCCGCCCTGGACAACAGGGTCCGCTCGGTCGGCGAGGTGCAGGCCTCCCTGCACGCCCCGGTGCTCGGCGTCCTGCCCCCCGACGACCGCTCGGGCGACGGTCTGCTGAAGGTCGGCCGCACCGACGGCGCCCGCACGGAGGCCTACCGGGCGCTGGCCTTCCGGCTGCGCCAGGTCGGCAGCGCCGCCGGCCCCGGACGCGTCCTCGTGGTGGCCCCCCGGCGCGCCGGCGCCGCCGAGGAGGTCGCCGCCAACCTGGCCGCCGCCCTGGCCGAGGGGGGACGCGACGTCCTGCTGGTGGACGCCGCCCCCGACACCTCCGGCCTGGCCGCCCGGCTGCCGCTGATGCCCTACGAGGCCCCCACCCTGGAGGAGGCGTTCCTGCCCGCCGGGAGCGTCCTCGTCGACGTCGACGTCAACGGACGCTTCGCCTTCTCCTCCAGCGGCGCCTTCGGCTCGCACAGCGGAGCGGCCGTCTCCGAGCAGGTCGACCGGGCGCTGTTCGACGCCGACTCCTCCACCGTCGTCGTCACCCGGCCCTTCCTCGCGCACGCCGACGTCCTGGCGGTCGCCCAGCGCGTCGACGGCATCGTCGTGGTCGCCGGCCTCAACAGCACCCGGCGGGACGACCTCAGGGAGGTCCAGGAGCTGATCGCCTGCTCCGGCGGCCGTCTGCTCGGGGCCGTGCTCGACACCGGGCGCCCCCGTCGCCGTCCGCGCGTCCTGCGCCGCAGCCCGAAGTACGGTCCCGCGTCGCGCGTCGACACGTCGGCCATGGAGCTTCCCGTCCAGGACGGGGCGCTCACGGCCTCGCGCCGATGACCGCCCCCGACACGACCGCTCGCCCCCGCGGCGCGGCCACCGCCTCGCGCGGGGTGGCCGCGGCCGCGCGGGGCGGGTGGTGGGGGATGGCGGGCTCCGCCGCCAACGCGGTCTTCGCCTTCCTCCTCGTCGGCCTGGTCACCCGCGCCGTCGGGGCGAGCGGGGCGGGAGCGATCTTCACGGGCGTCGCCCTGTTCACCATCCTCAGCAACACCTGCAAGCTCGGCGCGGACACCGGCCTGCTGCGCTTCGTCCCGCGCGACCTCGCCGTGGACGACGGCCGCTCGGTGGGCGCGCTGCTGCGCATGGCCGTCCTGCCGGCGGCCGTGGCCGGCACCGCGGCCGCCGCGCCCCTGCTGCTGTGCCCCACGGTGGCCACCACGCTCCTGCCCCATCTGCCGCCCGGGGACGCCGTCGTCCTCATCCGGCTCTTCGGGCTCTTCCTGCCCGCCGCGACCGTGGGCCTGGTCCTGCTCGGAGCCACCCGGGGATACGGCACGGTGGTGCCGTTCGTCGGAGTGGAGCAGATCGGCAAACCGGTGCTGCGCGTGCTGATCGCGATCCCCGTGGTCTTCTACGCCCCCGGGCTCCTCGGCCTGGCCTCCGCCTGGCTGCTGCCCGCGCTGGCCGGCCCCGCGGCCGCCTGGATCGCCCTGCGCCGGTGCCGCGCGGGCCACGGCGCGGATCACCGCGCCGCGCGCCCCGCGGGCGAGGCGTCCGTGACCTGGCGGACGTTCTGGGGTTTCGCCGCACCCCGCGCGATCTCCTCCGTCTTCGACATCAGCGCGGTCTGGGTCGGCGTCATCCTGCTGTCGGCGCTGGCCACCGGCGACGAGGCGGGCGTCTACACCGCCATCGGCCGGGTCGTCACCGCGGGCACCCTCATCCAGCTCGCCGTCCGGCTCGCCGTCACCCCGGAGATCAGCCGGCTGCTCGCCCTGGACGAGGTCCCCGAGGCGCATGAGCTGCACCGCGTTTCGACCTGCTGGATCGTGCTCTTCTCCTGGCCGCTGTTCGCCCTCGTCGCCGCCTTCCCGCGGACCGTGCTGTCCGTCTTCGGACCGGAGTTCGTGCACGGGGCGCCCGCCCTGGTGGTGCTGTGCGCCGCCTCGATGGTCAACGTGGCGGTCGGCAACGCCCAGACCGTGCTCCTGATGGCCGGCAAGAGTTCCTGGCATCTGGCCGTCACCGCCGTGGCGTTCACGGTGCAGCTGACCGTCGGCGTGCTCGCCGTGCCGGTCTGGGGCGTGTTCGGCGCCGCCGTGTCCTGGGGCGCGGCCATCGTCGTGGAGAACCTCGCGGCGGCCCTGCTCATCCGGCTGCGCCTGGGCTTCAAGACCGTGGACGACGGCTACACGAACGCCTTCGGCGTCGGACTGGTCGTCTCGGTGGTGCTGGCGGCCACCCGCGTACTGGAAGGTGACACTCCGTCAGGACTCGCCGTGGGAATGGCTTTGGGAATGTGTGTATTTGGTACTACTTTGTGGAGATATCGGAAGTCGCTGGGAGTGAACGAGCTGGTCGGAGTGCTGCGCCGCCGCGCCGCATGAACCCGGACACGGTCATACGTCCGGACCGCCGACCCGGTCGGCGTCACCCCCCGCGTACCACTCACACCACTGCTACCCGGGGTTTCCATTGCACCTGAGAAAGCTCCGTAAGAAGGTGCTCACACGGGCTGCCGTCATCGCCCTCGTGAGCACCACCGCCCTTCTCGACGCCTCCCTCGCCGCGGCCGCCGACGGCACACCGGGGACCCTCAGCGCCGACCCGCTGGCCACCTGGCAGACGGACGGCATCGTCTGGTCGCTGGCCTCGGCGAACGGAGTGGTCTACGTCGGAGGCACCTTCGACTCGGTCCGCCCGCCCGGCGCCGCGCCCGGCCAACGGCAGGTGGCGCGCCACAACCTCGCCGCGTTCGACGCCGTGACCGGCAACCTGCTTCCCTGCGCCCCGTCGGTGACCGGCTTCGGCCGCACGGTGCGGGCCATGAAAGCCTCGCCCGACGGCCGTGTGCTGTACGTCGGGGGTTCCTTCAACCACGTCGGATCCACCACCGTGTCCAGCGTGTTCGCCCTGAACACCGCCGACTGCTCGGTGCGCAAGAACTTCCTGCCGGGCATGTCCGCCACCGTCCGGGCCATCGACACCACGGACAACGCGGTGTACCTCGGAGGCGACTTCGACCGGGTCAACGGCCTGGTCAGACAACGGGTCGCCGCCGTCGCCCCGACCGGCGCCCTGCTGCCGTTCACCGCGCGGATCGACCGCTCGGTGCGCGCCCTGTCGGCGGCGCCCCAGAGCGGCAGGATCTTCGTCGGAGGCGACTTCGAGAGCGTCAACGGTCAGCCGGCCCGTTCGCTCGTCGCCCTGCACCCCGCCACCGGCGCCACCGTGCTCGCCTACCCCGACTGGTTCCCGCCCCAGTCGTCGGTCAAGACGATCGCCCGCGACAAGTCCCGCTTCTACGTGGGCGCCGAGGGCCACGGTCCGGGCATCTACGACGGGCGCATCGCGGGCCTGCTCGCCAACGGCACCATGGTGTGGAACGACACCTGCCGCGGCGCCACCCAGTCCGTCGTGCCCTACAAGGGCGTCCTCTACAGCGCCTCGCACGCACACGACTGCAACGAGACGCCCGGCGGATTCCCCGACCGGGGAGACCGCCAGCACCTGCTGGCCCAGTCGCTCGACGACCGCACCATCCTGCACTGGTTCCCCGACAGCAACGGCGGGCTGGGGGAGCAGGTGGGTCCCCGCGCCCTGGCGGTGGCCCGGGACATCCTGTGGGTGGGCGGTGAGTTCACCGAGATCAACGAGCGGCCGCAGCAGGGCATCACCCGTTTCGGCAGCGTCGACACCGGGGCGCCGAAGGTGCCCGCGCTCAAGCTGTCCGCGACCGAGCCCGGCAAGGTCACCCTCGGCTGGCGGGCCACCTGGGACCGGGACGACGCAGCACTGACGTACCGCGTCTATCGGGACGGGAAGGTCGTGTCGCGGCAGACGAAACGATCCACCTACTGGGATCTGCCGGACATGACCTACACCGACTCCGTGGGCGCCGGTACGCGCCACACCTACAGCATCGAGGTGACGGACGGGACGAACACCTCGCCCAAGTCCCGCTCCCTCACCGTGACCGTGCCCCCGAAGGCCACGGCGCGAGCAGCGGGCGACGACGTGACCGGACGCCCGAAGGTCACCAAGGGAGAGGCGGGTAACCCGCAGTGACACGCATCGGATTCGCACCCGGGGTCTACGACCTGTTCCACATCGGGCATCTCAACATCCTGCGCGAGGCCCGCCGGCACTGCGACAAGCTCGTCGCCGGAGTGACCGCCGACGACCTGGCCAAGCGGCTGAAGGGCAAGTCGCCGGTCGTCCCGCTCGCCGAGCGCCTCGACATCGTCCGCAGCGTGCGCTACGTCGACGCGGCCGTCGTGGAGACCGAGGTCGACAAGCTCAAGACCTGGCAGCGGGTCGGCTTCCACGTCGTCTTCAAGGGCGACGACTGGCGCGGGACGCCCAAGTGGGAGACGCTCGAACGCCGCTTCGCCCAGGTCGGCGTCAAGGTCGTCTACTTCCCGTACACCATGCACACCTCCAGCACGCTGCTGCGCGGCGCCCTGGAGCTGCTCTCCGTGAACGAGCCGTCGGGGCTCCCCTCAGCTCAGCTCGCGGAACCACTTCACCAGGAAGGCGGCCATGAACAGCGTATGGGCTGCCAGCAGCGCGCAGTAGACCGAGAGGAACACGTCCTGGCTCCCCAGGAATAGGAAGCTGATGCAGGTCAGTCCGTAGTCGACCGGCAGCAACAGCACGGACCGCAGCGCCGGGGGCGACCCGGCCGGAGTCCCGGCGGCGGTCCGCCACCTGAGCTTCTCCGTGAGGATCCCGGCGAAGAAGGTCACCACGGCCACCAGCTCGAAGAGCATCGGCACCAGCAGGAAGGCCGGGCCGGGCAGGGAGAAGTGACGGTAGAACGACACCAGCACCACCAGGTGGAGGGCGACGATCTTGACGCAGTCCAGCACATGGTCGAGCCACTCGCCTGACGGGCTGCCCGAACGCTGCCCCCGCGCCAGCTGACCGTCCGCCGCGTCGAGGGCGAACCCCATGGTGAGGGCGGCGCCGATGCAGACCGACATCGTCGGCCCGGGCGGCAGCAGGGCCACGGCCGCCAGCGCCGGGAAGGTGAACAGGGCGCCGAGGACGGTCAGCTGATTCGGCGTCGCCCCCACCCGATAGGCCAGCGCGGCCAGGACACGGCCGGCCGGGCGGTTGACGAACAGGGTGTAGAGCGACGCCCCCTTCGCGGGCTTCTGGGCCGCCGACAGATGCCTGAGCGCCTCGGCAAACTCGGTCACTTTCCTCCTTTTTTGGAAAAATCGCTGGAAAGAAGGCAATTATGGCAGAACAGGGAGGCCGGATGTCTCGTGTCAGCCGTCGGCAACTTCTGCGTGGCGGAGTGTCGGTGCTGGCCGCGACGGCGCTGACGGCCCACGGCGCTTCCGCCGCCGCGGGGCCGGGACGCGGCCCCGGGGGGCTCGCCGGCCCCGTCGGCCCCGTCGGTCCCGGGCGGGGCCGGGTCGGCGACCGCCTGTTGTCGCGGGTGATCAACGTGGCCGACCTCGGCGCGGTGGGCGACGGACGGACCGACGACAGCGCGGCCTTCGAGTTCGCCTACGCGCTCGCCGCCGCCCGGGTCTCCGGCGGGGTCGGGCGCACGGTGATCGAGATCCCGCCCGGCGAATACCTCATCACCCGCCCGCACGCGCTGCTGAACGGCGTGGCTCCGATGCAGCCGGCCAACGGACTGCGCTTCCAGGGTGCGGGCAAGCGCATGACCACCCTGGTCTTCCGTCCGCCCGTCGGCCCGGGCTCCTACCTCTGCCGCAACGAGGACATCTGGTCCAACCTCTCCTTCGAACGGATGCAGTTCCGCTCGGCGACCCCGGGCGCGTCCTTCTTCAGCTCCTACTCCACCGGGCAGGCCCAGGACTACCGGTTCTCGGAAGTCGAGTGGATGGGGGAGTGGGAGTACGGGCTCTCCCTGGCCGGCTCGGACACCAACTCGGAGATGCGGTGGGAGGCGTGCCGGGTCGGCGGCAGCTACCGCAGGGCGTTCCTCTACTCCGGACTCACCCGGTCCGAGCAGAGGGAGCCCAACGACCAGGACCAGTTCCTCAACTACTGGTTCACCGACATGAAGGTCGAGTACCAGTGGGGCAACTTCCTCGAGTTCCCCTACGGCGGGTCGATCACCTGCCGGGGCGGCTCGTACATCATCACCGGCACCCGTCCGCAGAGCACCGAGGAGTACGGCACCACCAGCACGTTCTTCCGTTTCCCCGTCTCCCAGCACCATGACTCGGTACAGCGGTTCCACGCCCAGGACATCCGGTTCGAGGTGCGCAACCCGGACGCCAGGATCATCGACTGCACATGGAAGAGCGGCACGGTCCACTTCAGCGACTGCGACGACACCGGGCTCGCCTTCAAGGACTTCTCCACCGACGTCCGTGCGCACCGCTACACGGTGGGTCCGCGGGGGCCGCTGATCCGGTACGACTCCTGTCAGTTGGTGGGCCGCCACGAGTACCGGCCGGCCGATCTCCGGACCGCCGTTCCGACCGTCGCCCGCTACGACATGTGTCTGCTGCGCAGCCACCCGGAGAACGAGTTCGCCGTCGCCGAGAGCGGCGGCCGGCCCGAGTTCGTGAGCTTCGTGGACTGCCTGGACGGGGACGGGAGCAAGGGCGGAGCGGGCGCGGACGCCGAGGCGCCCGCTCCGCCCGCCGCCGAGGCGGCGCCGACCGGCCCGGCAGCGCCCGAGAACCCGAACCCCGACCGGACGCCGCCGCCCGCCGATCCGGTCGTGCCCGCCACGAGCCCGCCGCCCACCGCCGCGTCGGCGGCCGGCAGGTGACAGGCCGGCCCGCGGCGGACCCCGGCCGCGCTGTACGGCGAGGACGGCGTGTACGGCGTGTACGGCACCCCGCGGGCCGTGTCGTCGAGCGGGCCGCCGGGCGGGCCCGGTGGAGCCTGGTGGAGTGGCCCGGCGGTCGCTCTCAGACGCGGTGCGGCCTCAGCGGGCCACGCTCAGCGACAGCGCGAAGCGGCCCGCGCGGTCGGTCCACCAGTGCGTCGACTCCAGCCCCGCGCCCGCGAGTTCGGCGCGTACTCCCTCCTGGCGGAACTTCGCCGACACCTCCGTGCGCAGCTCCTCGCCCGCCGCGAAGTCGACGGCGAGGTCCAGTGCGGGCACCTTCACCGTCTGGGCGACACGGGAGCGCAGCCGCATCTCGATCCACTCGTTCTCCGGGTCCCAGAGGGCGACGTGGTCGAAGGAGCCGGGGTCGAAGTCGGCGCCCAGCTCACGGTTGACGACGGCCAGCACGTTCTTGTCGAACTGGGCCGTCACGCCCGCCGCGTCGTCGTACGCCCGTACCAGCACCTGCTCGTCCTTGACCAGGTCGGTGCCGAGCAGCAGTGCGTCGCCCGGTGAGAGCAGCGCGCGCACCGAGGCCAGGAACACCGCGCGCTCGGCGGGCAGCAGATTGCCGATGGTGCCGCCGAGGAAGGCGACCAGCCGTGGCCCCGGGGTGTCGGGGAGCACGAGCCGTGCGGTGAAGTCGGCGATGAGGGCGTGCACGTTCAGTCCGGGCCGCTCGGCGATCAGAGCCTGTCCGGCCTGGGTCAGGGCGCTCTCGCTGACGTCGACGGGCACATAGGTGTCGAGGTCGGTGAGCGCGTCGATCAGGATGCGGGTCTTCTCCGACGAGCCCGAGCCGAGCTCGACGAGCGTGCGGGCGCCGGCCGCGGCGGCGATCTCCCCGGCGCGGTCCACGAGGATCTCGCGCTCGGCGCGCGTCGGGTAGTACTCGGGCAACTCGGTGATCCGCTCGAAGAGTTCGCTGCCGTGCGCGTCGTAGAACCACTTCGGCGGGAGGGTCTTCGGGGTGGCGGTCAGGCCCCGCAGGACGTCCGCGCGCAGGGCGGCCTCCGTGGCGTCCTCGGGGAGGGTGCGGGTGATCTGGAACGGACTCACGTGCCGGTCTCCTTGGGTGGTACGGGCGCCGCGTCCGCGCTCGGGTCCTTGAGCGGGGTGAGCAGGACGTCGGTGCGGCTCGCCGTGAGCAGGGTGCGGTCGGGCACTTCCCGCCAGCGCGGATCGTCGTCGTAGGGTTCGGACGCCACGACCGTGCGGCGGCCGGGCTCCGTCAGGTACCAGAGGGTGTCGCCCCAGGCGGTGGCGGTGATCGTCGTGCCGTCGGCGAGGAGCAGGTTGAGGCGGGAGCCGGGGGCCGCCTCGGCGACCTCCAGCACCGTGTCGGTCAGCGCCTGGCCCTGCGTGTCCCCGGCGCGCAGCCGGGCGAGGACCAGCGCCCACACGAACGCAGAGTCGTTGCGGGCCTCCATCGACAGCAGCTCGGCGGCCGGCAGGGACCGCGCGAGGGGTTCCAGGGAGCGCGGCCAGTCCGCGACCGCGCCGTTGTGGCTGAACAGCCAGGTCCCCGCGGCGAACGGCGCCGCCGCGGCCTCCCCGTCGGCCCCGGCCAGCGTCGCGTCCCGTACGGCGGCCAGCAGCGCGCCCGTGCGCACGACCCGCGCCAGATCGGCGAAGGACAGGTCCGCCCAGATGGGCCCGGCGCGCCGGTACCGGGCCGGCGCCGGGTCGCCCTCGGCATACCAACCCACGCCGAAACCATCGGCGTTGACCGTCCCGTACCGCTGTCGCCGAGGCGCCCACGACTGGCGGTACAGGCTGTGCTCGGGCTCCACGAGAAGCCGCCCGAGCGGCTCCTCGGGCCCCAGGAAGGCGAGGTGACGGCACATCAGGCGGCTCCCGAACGGGCCGTGCGGAACCCGGAGAAGATCTGCCGCCGGATCGGATGGTCCCAGTTGCGGAACGTGCCCCGGCAGGCCACCTGGTCCACCGCGAACGAACCGCCGCGCAGCACCTTGTACTCGGGCCCGAAGAACACCTCCGAGTACTCCTTGTACGGGAACGCCTGGAACCCGGGGTAGGGCAGGAAGTCGCTCGCCGTCCACTCCCAGACGTCGCCGATCAACTGCCGTACCCCTAGCGGGGATTCACCGGACGGGTAGCTTCCCGCGGGGGCCGGGCGCAGATGGCGCTGGCCCAGGTTGGCGTGCTCGGGGGCGGGGTCGGAGTCGCCCCACGGATAGCGGGTCGAGCCGCCGGTCGCCGGGTCGAAGCGGGCCGCCTTCTCCCACTCGGTCTCGGTGGGCAGCCGGCGTCCGGCCCAGCGGGCGTAGGCGTCGGCCTCGTACCAGCACACGTGCAGCACCGGCTCGTCGCGCGGCACGACCTCGGTGACGCCGAAGCGGCGGCGCAGCCACGAGCCGGCGTCGCGGCGCCAGAACAGCGGCGCGTGGATCGAGTTGCGGCGGATGTGGGCCCAGCCGTCCCTCGTCCACCAGCGCTGCTCTTCGTAGCCGCCGTCCTCGATGAACGCCTGGTAGGCGCCGTTGGTCACCGGGGTCGTGTCGATGAAGAACGGCTCCACCTCGCGCCGGTGCGCGGGGCGTTCGTTGTCCAGCGCCCAGGGCTCGGCGGAGGCGCCCATGGTGAACGGGCCGCCGGGGACCAGGACTTCGGCCGGGCCGGTGAACAGCGGGGCCGGCTCCGGGTCGGGGGCGGTCAGGGCCGGTGGCCCCTTGCGGAGCTGATGGGTGATCAGCATCGTCTCGTCGTGCTGCTGTTCGTGCTGGGCGATCATCCCGAAGGCGAAGGCGGCCTCCGTCAGCCGAGTGCCGTGGAAGTCGGCCGACTCCAGCACGTCCGTCACCCGGCCGCGCACCTCCGCCGCGTACGTGCGGGCCTCGGCGGGCGGCAGCAGCGGCAGTTTCGGCCGCTCGGCGCGCGGGTGCTCGAAGGCGTCGTACAGACCGTCGATCTCGGGGCGCATCGGGTCGCGGCCGGCCACCGCGCGCAGCAGCCACAGCTCCTCCTGGTTGCCGATGTGCGCGAGGTCCCAGACCAGCGGCGACATCAGCGGGGAGTGCTGGGCGGTGAGGTCGGGCTCGTCGACGCAGGTGGTGAGGAGCGTGGTGCGTTCACGGGCGGTCGTCAGGGTGGTCAGCGCCCGGGAGCGGAGCGTCTCGGCGTCCGGAGAGTCCAGGGAGTCGAGGGCGGGCTCGGTCATGGGCGGCGGTCCTTCCCGTACGCGCGGGCGTTCGTCTCGCGCAGGCGGTCGAGCTGGTCGTCGGCGGGGGTGCGTCCGGCGCGCACATAGCGCTCCAGATACGCCGTGACGGCGTCCACGACCCCGTCCGTGGCGCCGAGGCGGGGCAGGGCCTCCACGGCCGCCGTGAAGCAGACGACGGCGACCTCGTACAGCTCGGGGTCGGCGAGCCCGTATCGGGCCGCGTCGGTCCACAGCGGATTGTGCGGGGCGGGCAGCGGCACAGCCCGCTCGGCCAGGGGCTTCACGGCGCGGTAGGCGGCCTCGGCGGCCTCCGGGTCGTCGAACAGCGCCGTCGTCACCGCCAGCGGCACGATCCAGCCGTCCTCGCCGGGCTGCGCGTCGATCATGCGCAGCTCCAGGTGGCCGCGCGGTCTGACCGGCGGGAACAGCGTGCTGATGTGGTAGTCGAGGTCCTCCCGGGTCGGCTCTCCCGTCCGGGTCCACTCCCGGAACGTCAGCCGCTCGGGCACGTCCCACGGACCGTTGTCGCGCCGTACGCACATCACCGGCGCGTCCAGCACGTGCCGGGCCCAGGCCGTGCGCGGCTCGGCGTCCAGTGCGGGCGCGCCCGCGCGGTCGGCGCCGATCTCCGTCCACAGCAGCTGCCGGGTGGAGAGCCAGCCGGTGGGGGCGCTCTGCAGGACGGGGGAGTTGGCGAACGCGGCCACCAGGACCGCGCCCAGGGTGTGCGCCAGCCACCAGCGCCGCCCGTGCCCCAGCGGGCCGGGCTCCTCGTGGCCGGCGTCCAGGCAGACCTGCACGGAGGCCGAGGTGCACATCATGGCCCGGCCGGCCGGGCCGGTGCGGTCGAGATACGCCTCCATGGCGTCGTAGCGGGGCTCGTGCAGGAACCGGCGGGGGGTGTGCCAGGGGTCCGTGCCGAGGCCGGTGAGGACGAGGCCGAGGTCCCGCAGGACCGTGCGGACGGCGTCCAGGTCGGCGGAGACGGTGCCGATGCACTCCATCAGGGAGGCGGCGGGCGGCGAGCTGAGCTCCAGCTGGCCGCCGGGTTCGACGGTGAGCGCCGACCCGAGGGGCACGGTCTCCAGTGCGGCGTAGGCCGCCGCGAGCCGTTGCGGTGTCACGGTGAGCTGCGGTCCGCGCAGCTCGTGGACGAGCCATTCGAGCTCCACCCCGACCGTGCGGGGCGGGCCTGTCTTGAAGCAGATGCCCCTGACGAGGGCCTCCACCTCGGCTTCGGTGAGGGCTGTACGGGGCTCCGTACAGTCGCCCACCGAGGTGTTCGACGAATCGGACATGTCGGGATCCTCCTGAGATTCCACCATGCCACTGGTCCGGCCTCGGTGCGGCCGGACCGGCATCTCTCGTCCCACCCAAGACGCTCGCATGGAATCGCACA
This window of the Streptomyces sp. NBC_01275 genome carries:
- a CDS encoding fibronectin type III domain-containing protein codes for the protein MSTTALLDASLAAAADGTPGTLSADPLATWQTDGIVWSLASANGVVYVGGTFDSVRPPGAAPGQRQVARHNLAAFDAVTGNLLPCAPSVTGFGRTVRAMKASPDGRVLYVGGSFNHVGSTTVSSVFALNTADCSVRKNFLPGMSATVRAIDTTDNAVYLGGDFDRVNGLVRQRVAAVAPTGALLPFTARIDRSVRALSAAPQSGRIFVGGDFESVNGQPARSLVALHPATGATVLAYPDWFPPQSSVKTIARDKSRFYVGAEGHGPGIYDGRIAGLLANGTMVWNDTCRGATQSVVPYKGVLYSASHAHDCNETPGGFPDRGDRQHLLAQSLDDRTILHWFPDSNGGLGEQVGPRALAVARDILWVGGEFTEINERPQQGITRFGSVDTGAPKVPALKLSATEPGKVTLGWRATWDRDDAALTYRVYRDGKVVSRQTKRSTYWDLPDMTYTDSVGAGTRHTYSIEVTDGTNTSPKSRSLTVTVPPKATARAAGDDVTGRPKVTKGEAGNPQ
- a CDS encoding glycosyl hydrolase family 28-related protein; this encodes MSRVSRRQLLRGGVSVLAATALTAHGASAAAGPGRGPGGLAGPVGPVGPGRGRVGDRLLSRVINVADLGAVGDGRTDDSAAFEFAYALAAARVSGGVGRTVIEIPPGEYLITRPHALLNGVAPMQPANGLRFQGAGKRMTTLVFRPPVGPGSYLCRNEDIWSNLSFERMQFRSATPGASFFSSYSTGQAQDYRFSEVEWMGEWEYGLSLAGSDTNSEMRWEACRVGGSYRRAFLYSGLTRSEQREPNDQDQFLNYWFTDMKVEYQWGNFLEFPYGGSITCRGGSYIITGTRPQSTEEYGTTSTFFRFPVSQHHDSVQRFHAQDIRFEVRNPDARIIDCTWKSGTVHFSDCDDTGLAFKDFSTDVRAHRYTVGPRGPLIRYDSCQLVGRHEYRPADLRTAVPTVARYDMCLLRSHPENEFAVAESGGRPEFVSFVDCLDGDGSKGGAGADAEAPAPPAAEAAPTGPAAPENPNPDRTPPPADPVVPATSPPPTAASAAGR
- a CDS encoding CDP-alcohol phosphatidyltransferase family protein; amino-acid sequence: MTEFAEALRHLSAAQKPAKGASLYTLFVNRPAGRVLAALAYRVGATPNQLTVLGALFTFPALAAVALLPPGPTMSVCIGAALTMGFALDAADGQLARGQRSGSPSGEWLDHVLDCVKIVALHLVVLVSFYRHFSLPGPAFLLVPMLFELVAVVTFFAGILTEKLRWRTAAGTPAGSPPALRSVLLLPVDYGLTCISFLFLGSQDVFLSVYCALLAAHTLFMAAFLVKWFRELS
- the egtD gene encoding L-histidine N(alpha)-methyltransferase, with amino-acid sequence MSPFQITRTLPEDATEAALRADVLRGLTATPKTLPPKWFYDAHGSELFERITELPEYYPTRAEREILVDRAGEIAAAAGARTLVELGSGSSEKTRILIDALTDLDTYVPVDVSESALTQAGQALIAERPGLNVHALIADFTARLVLPDTPGPRLVAFLGGTIGNLLPAERAVFLASVRALLSPGDALLLGTDLVKDEQVLVRAYDDAAGVTAQFDKNVLAVVNRELGADFDPGSFDHVALWDPENEWIEMRLRSRVAQTVKVPALDLAVDFAAGEELRTEVSAKFRQEGVRAELAGAGLESTHWWTDRAGRFALSLSVAR
- a CDS encoding lipopolysaccharide biosynthesis protein; the encoded protein is MTAPDTTARPRGAATASRGVAAAARGGWWGMAGSAANAVFAFLLVGLVTRAVGASGAGAIFTGVALFTILSNTCKLGADTGLLRFVPRDLAVDDGRSVGALLRMAVLPAAVAGTAAAAPLLLCPTVATTLLPHLPPGDAVVLIRLFGLFLPAATVGLVLLGATRGYGTVVPFVGVEQIGKPVLRVLIAIPVVFYAPGLLGLASAWLLPALAGPAAAWIALRRCRAGHGADHRAARPAGEASVTWRTFWGFAAPRAISSVFDISAVWVGVILLSALATGDEAGVYTAIGRVVTAGTLIQLAVRLAVTPEISRLLALDEVPEAHELHRVSTCWIVLFSWPLFALVAAFPRTVLSVFGPEFVHGAPALVVLCAASMVNVAVGNAQTVLLMAGKSSWHLAVTAVAFTVQLTVGVLAVPVWGVFGAAVSWGAAIVVENLAAALLIRLRLGFKTVDDGYTNAFGVGLVVSVVLAATRVLEGDTPSGLAVGMALGMCVFGTTLWRYRKSLGVNELVGVLRRRAA